A stretch of the Mycobacterium shigaense genome encodes the following:
- a CDS encoding glycosyltransferase family 87 protein, producing the protein MTETDQRSPTISPRPLAADLRSVGNRDCPSHTDSLGAALADVIGGPVGRHALIGRARLLTPVRVMFLIALVFLALGWSTKAACLQTTGTGTADQRVANWENQRAYYELCYSDTVPLYGAELLSQGKFPYKSSWIETDSSGAPQLRYDGKPAVRYMEYPVLTGVYQYVAMAVAKTYTAVSKLVALPVIAEVVVFFDVAAFGLALAWLATVWATAGLAGRRIWDAALVAASPLVIFQIFTNFDALATAFAMGGLLAWARRKPVLAGVLIGLGAAAKLYPLLFLGPMLVLGIRTGRLGALARTAGVALATWLAVNLPVLLLFPRGWSEFFRLNTRRGDDMDSLYNVVKSFTGWRGFDPKLGFWEPPTTLNTVVAVSFVICCAAITCVAFTAPQRPRVAQLVFLAVAAFLLTNKVWSPQFSLWLVPLAVLAVPHRRVLLAWMTIDAVVWVPRMYFLYGNPNRSLPEQFFTATVLLRDIAVVVLCALVVRQIYRPDEDLVRWGGRVDDPVGGPFDRAPDAPPDWLPATLRPGGFRRPALRRSETGAQPTSVAR; encoded by the coding sequence GTGACCGAAACCGATCAGCGCAGCCCGACCATTTCGCCGCGGCCGCTGGCGGCCGACTTGCGCAGTGTCGGCAACCGCGACTGCCCCAGCCACACCGACTCGTTGGGCGCCGCGCTGGCGGACGTCATCGGTGGGCCGGTGGGACGGCACGCACTGATCGGCCGGGCCCGGTTACTGACGCCGGTGCGGGTGATGTTCCTGATCGCGTTGGTGTTCCTGGCGCTCGGGTGGTCGACCAAGGCGGCCTGCCTGCAGACCACCGGCACCGGCACGGCGGATCAGCGGGTCGCCAACTGGGAGAACCAACGCGCCTACTACGAGTTGTGCTATTCCGACACCGTGCCGCTGTACGGCGCGGAGTTGCTGAGCCAAGGCAAGTTTCCCTACAAGTCCAGCTGGATCGAGACCGACTCCAGCGGGGCGCCGCAGCTGCGCTACGACGGCAAGCCCGCCGTGCGCTACATGGAGTATCCGGTGCTGACCGGCGTGTATCAGTACGTCGCGATGGCGGTGGCCAAGACTTACACCGCGGTGAGCAAGCTGGTCGCCCTGCCGGTGATCGCCGAGGTGGTGGTGTTCTTCGATGTCGCCGCCTTCGGTCTGGCGCTGGCGTGGTTGGCGACGGTATGGGCGACCGCCGGCCTGGCGGGTCGCCGAATCTGGGACGCCGCCCTGGTGGCCGCTTCGCCACTGGTGATCTTTCAGATCTTCACCAACTTCGACGCGCTGGCAACGGCATTCGCGATGGGCGGACTGCTGGCGTGGGCGCGGCGCAAACCCGTCCTGGCAGGTGTGCTGATCGGGCTGGGCGCCGCCGCCAAGCTGTATCCCCTGCTGTTCCTGGGCCCGATGCTGGTGCTCGGCATCCGAACCGGGCGACTCGGCGCGCTGGCCCGCACGGCGGGCGTGGCCTTGGCAACCTGGTTGGCGGTGAATCTGCCTGTGCTGCTGCTCTTTCCGCGGGGCTGGTCGGAGTTCTTCCGCCTCAACACCCGGCGCGGTGACGACATGGACTCGCTGTACAACGTGGTGAAGTCATTCACCGGGTGGCGCGGGTTCGATCCCAAGCTGGGCTTCTGGGAGCCGCCCACGACCCTGAACACCGTCGTCGCTGTGTCGTTCGTAATATGTTGCGCTGCAATCACTTGCGTGGCGTTCACCGCTCCGCAGCGGCCGCGGGTGGCCCAGCTGGTGTTCTTGGCGGTGGCAGCGTTTCTGTTGACCAACAAGGTGTGGAGCCCGCAGTTCTCCCTCTGGCTGGTGCCGCTGGCGGTGTTGGCCGTGCCGCATCGGCGGGTACTGCTGGCGTGGATGACCATTGACGCGGTGGTGTGGGTGCCGCGGATGTACTTCCTGTATGGCAACCCGAATCGTTCGCTGCCGGAGCAGTTCTTCACCGCGACGGTGTTGCTGCGCGACATCGCCGTCGTGGTGCTGTGCGCCTTGGTAGTTCGGCAGATCTACCGGCCTGATGAGGATCTGGTGCGCTGGGGCGGGCGGGTGGACGATCCGGTGGGCGGCCCGTTCGACCGCGCACCCGACGCCCCGCCCGACTGGCTGCCCGCCACGTTGCGACCGGGCGGCTTCCGGCGCCCCGCACTACGTCGGTCCGAAACCGGAGCCCAGCCGACGAGCGTCGCGCGATAG
- a CDS encoding long-chain-fatty-acid--CoA ligase, translating to MAADHFDLISTLEQNLRRGGDRTALIFGSTRVSFAELARRSTAASRALATAGVGPGDRVVHVAADSPALYELLYGCARLGAVVVPVNWRLAADEIDYIIGHAGARVLITDRTDLTAEIVVGVDSYAAWRDRSGTAELPEVVVDRDTPVVQMYTSGTTGRPKGVVLAHRTFIAVRELLDAAGLDWIDWQDGDVSLIALPGFHIGGMWWATQALNKGIPSVVIPRFKATAAIAAIRDNGVTVSCFVPAMLLMMLSEAGLTESDFATVRKIVYGGSPIGPDLLSQALETFGCDFAQIYGLTETGNTAICLPPSEHLPGRARLHAAGRPYPGVEVAVCGPNGTELPPGSCGEVYLRSPAQMLEYFGNPTATAETIVDGWIRTGDVGYLDEDGFLVIRDRVKDLIIVTGENVYPAEIEKAINGHPAVHDSAVVGAPDIQRGECIHAFVVAKPDKDLQIDDLAQFLAQRLARFKVPATFHVTEGIPRNPSGKILRRELREQFWAGTGRQVN from the coding sequence ATGGCCGCAGACCATTTCGACCTCATCTCTACTCTTGAGCAGAACCTGCGCCGCGGCGGCGACCGCACCGCCTTGATCTTCGGATCGACGCGGGTATCCTTCGCCGAACTCGCCCGGCGATCGACCGCGGCGTCCCGGGCACTTGCGACTGCCGGCGTCGGTCCCGGCGACCGAGTCGTCCACGTGGCCGCTGACTCACCGGCACTGTACGAGTTACTGTATGGCTGCGCACGTCTCGGCGCCGTCGTGGTTCCGGTCAACTGGCGCTTGGCAGCCGACGAGATCGATTACATCATCGGCCACGCCGGGGCTCGGGTGCTGATCACCGACCGGACCGACCTGACGGCCGAAATCGTGGTCGGTGTGGACAGTTACGCCGCATGGCGTGACCGGTCGGGTACTGCGGAGCTACCCGAGGTCGTTGTCGATCGCGACACCCCGGTCGTGCAGATGTACACTAGCGGGACGACGGGCCGGCCCAAAGGCGTTGTGCTGGCTCATCGGACCTTCATCGCGGTGCGCGAACTTTTGGACGCTGCCGGCTTGGATTGGATCGATTGGCAGGACGGCGACGTCAGTCTGATTGCGCTACCCGGGTTCCACATCGGCGGTATGTGGTGGGCGACGCAGGCCCTCAACAAGGGTATACCGAGCGTCGTGATCCCACGCTTCAAGGCAACCGCCGCCATTGCGGCGATCCGCGACAACGGTGTGACCGTAAGCTGTTTCGTTCCTGCGATGCTGCTCATGATGTTGTCCGAGGCCGGCCTGACCGAGTCGGACTTCGCCACGGTTCGCAAGATCGTCTACGGGGGCTCTCCCATCGGCCCAGACCTGCTTTCCCAAGCGCTCGAGACGTTCGGCTGCGACTTCGCGCAGATCTACGGTCTGACCGAGACAGGAAACACCGCGATATGCCTCCCGCCGAGCGAACACCTGCCGGGCCGGGCCCGTCTGCATGCCGCAGGCCGGCCCTATCCTGGCGTAGAAGTCGCCGTCTGCGGTCCCAACGGGACCGAGCTTCCGCCTGGAAGCTGCGGTGAAGTCTATCTCCGCAGCCCGGCGCAGATGCTCGAGTACTTCGGCAACCCGACCGCCACCGCGGAGACCATTGTCGACGGCTGGATTCGCACGGGTGACGTGGGATATTTGGATGAAGACGGCTTTTTGGTGATCCGGGACCGCGTCAAAGATCTGATCATCGTCACCGGCGAAAACGTCTATCCCGCAGAGATCGAGAAAGCCATTAACGGTCACCCCGCGGTCCACGACAGCGCAGTGGTGGGCGCGCCGGATATCCAGCGGGGCGAATGCATTCACGCGTTCGTCGTTGCCAAGCCGGATAAAGACCTGCAGATCGACGACCTAGCGCAGTTTCTGGCTCAGCGGCTCGCCCGTTTCAAGGTTCCGGCCACGTTTCACGTCACCGAGGGAATCCCGCGGAACCCCAGCGGGAAGATCCTGCGCCGCGAACTGCGGGAGCAGTTCTGGGCTGGAACAGGACGTCAGGTCAATTGA
- a CDS encoding FcoT family thioesterase, translating into MMHTSPADIDEFLQDDTVLLNRTMTPYTGKDTVYLQRATVLRRGEIIVGAGDLGFDHSCYIEETGHFNAVEFVISYNQLIYYTLAASVRDKLIPELSCWTMDDYWQRQLPSVLISKMSTRFRQPINSRCYRGVLEITGIEFRNRSRPLLALQTTIEFTDDDGGSATGELEIVLVDLPANS; encoded by the coding sequence ATGATGCATACATCGCCAGCCGACATCGACGAATTCTTGCAAGACGACACCGTGCTGCTCAATCGCACCATGACCCCGTATACAGGCAAGGACACCGTCTACCTCCAGCGGGCGACGGTGTTGCGCCGCGGCGAGATCATAGTCGGTGCAGGTGATCTGGGGTTCGATCATTCCTGCTATATCGAGGAAACCGGACACTTCAACGCGGTCGAGTTCGTCATCTCGTACAACCAGCTCATCTACTACACGCTCGCGGCCTCGGTTCGCGACAAACTCATCCCCGAGCTGAGCTGTTGGACGATGGACGACTATTGGCAACGGCAGCTGCCCTCAGTGCTGATCAGCAAGATGAGTACCCGATTCCGGCAACCGATTAATTCCCGGTGTTATCGCGGGGTACTTGAGATCACCGGCATCGAATTCCGCAACCGGTCTCGCCCGCTGTTGGCACTCCAGACCACGATCGAGTTCACCGACGACGACGGTGGGAGCGCTACCGGGGAACTCGAAATTGTGTTAGTCGATCTGCCCGCGAATTCATAA
- the scoE gene encoding (3R)-3-[(carboxymethyl)amino]fatty acid oxygenase/decarboxylase: protein MYSLTPALRYAARLSNSPGTKCQSRTTNTHGQPWGVDADRQTRGVDKERFLVQFITRSDERAGIEVHHFDPAMASSDDIRLLRHHIYTDKIVTLKAQDLKPAAFVELGHHFGTPVSYYEPMYHHPENGLIFVSSNLTRPQGPIGVPRTGGFWHADYQFMPQPFAFTLFYPQKLPAGTRGTRFINMARAYERLTPRLKEAIADTFSKHSARRYVKIRPSDVHRPIGEVQAEIERVTPPQTWPTVLVHPVTRERILYISEAFTYAIEDSQGTALPTSLLYELLDSSGQLDESYEHPNIFVQTYESGDLVLWDNRSLIHRALHNPTNEPTESYRVTVTDEYPLGAEVAA from the coding sequence ATGTACAGTCTCACGCCGGCTCTTCGATATGCAGCGAGACTCTCGAATTCGCCGGGAACTAAATGTCAATCGCGGACGACTAATACGCATGGGCAACCATGGGGAGTCGACGCTGACCGACAAACCAGGGGGGTGGACAAGGAGAGATTTCTGGTGCAGTTCATCACTAGATCCGACGAACGAGCGGGTATTGAAGTGCACCACTTCGATCCGGCAATGGCGAGCAGCGATGACATCCGGCTGCTTCGACACCACATCTACACCGACAAAATCGTCACCCTCAAAGCTCAAGACCTGAAGCCGGCCGCGTTCGTCGAACTCGGGCATCATTTTGGAACGCCGGTTTCATACTACGAACCGATGTACCATCATCCGGAAAACGGCCTCATCTTCGTCTCCTCCAACCTCACTCGGCCCCAGGGACCGATCGGTGTGCCGAGGACCGGCGGATTCTGGCATGCCGATTACCAATTCATGCCGCAACCGTTCGCATTCACCCTCTTCTATCCGCAGAAATTGCCGGCCGGTACCCGAGGCACCCGCTTCATCAACATGGCCCGCGCCTACGAACGACTCACTCCGCGACTCAAGGAAGCCATCGCCGACACCTTCAGCAAGCACAGCGCTCGGCGCTACGTCAAGATCAGACCTTCGGACGTGCACCGACCCATCGGTGAGGTCCAGGCCGAGATCGAGCGGGTCACACCGCCGCAAACCTGGCCGACGGTGCTAGTCCACCCGGTCACGCGCGAACGGATTCTCTACATATCGGAGGCCTTCACGTACGCCATCGAAGACTCGCAGGGCACCGCGCTTCCTACCTCGTTGCTCTACGAACTCCTCGATTCCTCAGGGCAACTCGACGAATCCTACGAACACCCGAACATCTTCGTGCAGACCTACGAGTCTGGCGATCTCGTGCTGTGGGACAACCGGAGTCTCATCCACCGCGCCTTGCACAATCCGACCAACGAGCCTACGGAGTCCTACCGCGTGACCGTCACCGACGAATACCCGCTCGGCGCCGAGGTCGCAGCATGA
- a CDS encoding DJ-1/PfpI family protein yields MTKNIGIVLFDGVEELDAIGPWEVWSSWAHHFPRDGYTVSCLSPSGGVVSCAKGLTVQAHHSFDNAPRLDVLLHPGGQGVRPLAQDNAWLDWVRRQRAAVPLMTSVCTGSLVYAAAGLLSHRPATTHWASLDLLSTLDPTIDIRREERFVDDGDIVTASGVSAGIDMALHLVRRLAGVERAREVRRLIQYDPAPPV; encoded by the coding sequence ATGACCAAGAATATCGGGATCGTGCTCTTCGACGGTGTGGAAGAGCTGGACGCGATCGGCCCATGGGAAGTCTGGTCGTCGTGGGCCCACCACTTTCCCCGTGATGGCTACACAGTGTCGTGTCTGTCGCCCTCTGGTGGCGTGGTGAGCTGCGCCAAGGGCTTGACGGTGCAAGCTCACCATTCCTTCGACAACGCGCCGCGACTTGACGTGCTTTTACATCCGGGTGGACAAGGCGTGCGCCCGCTCGCGCAGGACAATGCTTGGTTGGATTGGGTCCGGCGTCAGCGCGCTGCAGTGCCGCTGATGACCAGCGTGTGCACCGGCTCCCTGGTGTACGCCGCCGCCGGGCTGCTCTCGCACCGTCCGGCCACCACCCACTGGGCCTCGCTCGACTTGCTGAGCACCCTGGATCCGACCATCGATATCCGGCGTGAGGAACGCTTTGTCGACGACGGTGACATCGTCACTGCCTCGGGGGTCTCCGCGGGAATCGATATGGCCTTGCACCTCGTCCGCCGGCTCGCCGGTGTCGAGCGTGCCCGCGAAGTCCGCCGCTTAATCCAGTACGACCCGGCACCCCCCGTTTAG
- the rpsF gene encoding 30S ribosomal protein S6, which yields MRPYEIMVILDPTLDERTVAPSLETFLNVVRKDGGSVNKVDIWGKRRLAYEIAKHAEGIYVVVDLKAEPATVSELDRQLSLNESVLRTKVMRTDKH from the coding sequence ATGCGTCCATACGAAATCATGGTCATTCTTGACCCCACACTCGACGAGCGAACTGTTGCTCCGTCGTTGGAAACGTTCCTTAACGTCGTCCGCAAGGACGGTGGCAGCGTGAACAAGGTCGACATCTGGGGCAAGCGGCGTCTTGCCTACGAGATCGCCAAGCATGCCGAGGGCATCTACGTCGTGGTCGACCTGAAGGCGGAGCCGGCGACGGTGTCCGAGCTCGACCGTCAGCTGAGCCTCAACGAGTCGGTACTGCGCACCAAAGTGATGCGCACCGACAAGCACTGA
- a CDS encoding single-stranded DNA-binding protein yields MAGDTTITVVGNLTADPELRFTPSGAAVANFTVASTPRIYDRQSGEWKDGEALFLRCNIWREAAENVAESLTRGSRVIVTGRLKQRSFETREGEKRTVVEVEVDEIGPSLRYATAKVNKASRSGGGGGGFGVGGGGSRPAAAAQATSGPADDPWGSAPASGSFGGGDEEPPF; encoded by the coding sequence GTGGCTGGTGACACCACTATCACGGTCGTCGGAAACCTGACCGCGGACCCCGAGCTGCGGTTCACGCCGTCGGGTGCTGCCGTCGCCAACTTCACCGTGGCGTCCACCCCCCGGATCTATGACCGGCAGAGCGGGGAGTGGAAGGACGGCGAGGCGCTGTTCCTGCGATGCAACATCTGGCGTGAGGCGGCCGAGAACGTCGCCGAGAGCCTGACCCGCGGCTCCCGGGTGATCGTCACCGGGCGCCTCAAGCAGCGGTCCTTCGAGACCCGCGAGGGCGAGAAGCGCACGGTGGTCGAGGTTGAGGTCGACGAGATCGGGCCCTCGCTGCGGTACGCCACCGCGAAGGTGAACAAGGCCAGCCGCAGCGGCGGTGGCGGCGGTGGCTTCGGCGTCGGTGGCGGGGGCTCCCGCCCGGCGGCGGCCGCGCAGGCGACCAGCGGCCCGGCGGACGACCCGTGGGGCAGTGCCCCGGCCTCGGGCTCCTTCGGCGGCGGCGACGAAGAACCGCCCTTCTGA
- the rpsR gene encoding 30S ribosomal protein S18 encodes MAKSTKRRPAPEKPIKARKCVFCSKKGQNIDYKDTTLLRTYISERGKIRARRVTGNCVQHQRDIAIAVKNAREVALLPFTSSAR; translated from the coding sequence ATGGCCAAGTCCACGAAGCGGCGCCCGGCGCCCGAAAAGCCGATCAAGGCGCGCAAATGTGTGTTCTGCTCGAAGAAGGGGCAGAACATCGACTACAAGGACACGACGCTGCTGCGCACCTACATCAGCGAGCGCGGCAAGATCCGGGCACGCCGCGTGACCGGCAACTGCGTCCAGCACCAGCGCGACATCGCGATCGCGGTGAAGAACGCCCGCGAGGTGGCGCTGCTGCCCTTCACCTCCTCGGCGCGATAA